One genomic segment of Amycolatopsis granulosa includes these proteins:
- a CDS encoding SRPBCC family protein: MAKVTATAERTIDAPAEKVRALVADYAETRPKILTEQYRDYEVVEGGTGAGTKAKWKLQATSKRVRDVAASVTEPEAGTLVETDANSSMVTTWTVRPVGERSVVRIETTWQGAGGIGGFFEKTFAPAGLRRIYDGVLAKLAELV; encoded by the coding sequence ATGGCGAAGGTCACGGCCACCGCGGAACGGACGATCGACGCGCCGGCCGAGAAGGTGCGGGCACTCGTCGCCGACTACGCCGAGACCCGGCCGAAGATCCTGACCGAGCAGTACCGCGACTACGAGGTGGTCGAGGGCGGGACCGGGGCCGGCACCAAGGCGAAGTGGAAGTTGCAGGCCACCTCGAAGCGGGTGCGGGACGTCGCGGCGAGTGTGACGGAGCCGGAAGCGGGCACCCTGGTCGAGACCGACGCCAACTCCAGCATGGTCACCACCTGGACGGTGCGGCCCGTGGGCGAGCGCAGCGTCGTCCGGATCGAGACCACCTGGCAGGGCGCCGGGGGCATCGGCGGCTTCTTCGAGAAGACCTTCGCGCCGGCCGGGCTGCGGCGGATCTACGACGGTGTGCTGGCCAAGCTGGCCGAGCTCGTCTGA
- a CDS encoding ABC transporter substrate-binding protein, with the protein MRWTRSLRAAGALAVAVLGLTACGGGGDSGSAQPGKGGAPIVVASFNFTDSQILAEVYSQALEAKGYPVQRKFNIGSRELVYPSLKSGELQFIPEYQGAAISSGFNEQAPTDAASEHAKLAELFAPSGVGLLDYAPAENKNTYVVKSDLAQQHGLKTISDLKKLDKVVLGGPPECGTRANCFVGFRDVYKLNATFSSIQESGPRVEQLRSGAVTVIPLDSVNPLVGSSDFTALEDDQHIVATENIVPAVNKKVLDERGADFAAAVNAVSAKLTTDQLRELNKQVDEDGDQAADVAKDWLRGQGLI; encoded by the coding sequence ATGCGATGGACACGGAGCCTGCGGGCGGCGGGGGCGCTCGCGGTAGCGGTCCTGGGGCTGACGGCGTGCGGCGGTGGCGGCGACAGCGGGTCGGCGCAGCCGGGCAAGGGCGGCGCGCCGATCGTGGTGGCGTCCTTCAACTTCACGGACAGCCAGATCCTGGCGGAGGTGTATTCGCAGGCGCTGGAGGCGAAGGGTTATCCGGTCCAGCGGAAGTTCAACATAGGCTCGCGTGAGCTGGTGTACCCGTCGCTGAAGTCGGGCGAGCTGCAGTTCATCCCCGAGTACCAGGGTGCGGCCATCAGCTCCGGCTTCAACGAGCAGGCGCCCACCGACGCGGCGTCCGAGCACGCGAAGCTGGCCGAGCTGTTCGCGCCGTCCGGCGTCGGGCTGCTCGACTACGCGCCGGCCGAGAACAAGAACACCTACGTGGTGAAGTCGGACCTCGCGCAGCAGCACGGGCTGAAGACGATCAGCGATCTGAAGAAGCTGGACAAGGTGGTCCTCGGCGGGCCGCCGGAGTGCGGCACCCGGGCCAACTGCTTCGTCGGCTTCCGGGACGTCTACAAGCTGAACGCCACGTTCTCGAGCATCCAGGAGTCCGGTCCGCGGGTCGAGCAGCTGCGTTCGGGTGCGGTCACGGTCATCCCGCTCGACTCGGTGAACCCGCTGGTCGGCAGCTCCGATTTCACCGCGCTGGAGGACGACCAGCACATCGTGGCCACCGAGAACATCGTGCCCGCGGTGAACAAGAAGGTGCTGGACGAGCGCGGCGCGGACTTCGCGGCGGCGGTCAACGCGGTGAGCGCGAAACTGACCACCGACCAGCTGCGGGAGCTGAACAAGCAGGTCGACGAGGACGGCGACCAGGCGGCCGACGTGGCGAAGGACTGGCTGCGCGGACAGGGCCTGATCTGA